One genomic segment of Agromyces intestinalis includes these proteins:
- a CDS encoding APC family permease yields the protein MTAQGVTPPHTDGKGLATGTLGLWGSTVIGLASTAPVYSLAATLGFVVITVGEQAPIAFVIAFVPMLLIAFAYRELNRDVPDCGTTFTWATKAFGPWVGWMGGWGVAVAGTVVLANLAQIGGIYFWLLVAPDLAENAFVVTATGVVFIALMTFISWRGLEIGERMQNVLLGLQYLALVLFVVFAGWAVISGTAPEGSTTPQWSWFDPFAFESFDGFVEAVLLALFIYWGWDTCLALNEETKDPKRIPGRAAVLTTLILLVTYVGVAVAAMSYAGLGTSGIGLGNEDNADDVFFALKDVLFGPWAWLLVVAVMISAISSTQTTILPTARGTLAMAVYKALPKRFATVHPKYKTPSFSTVLMGVVASVFYIGMSLISDNILQDTILSLGLAIAFYYAITGFACVWFFKDSLFTSWRNFWNRLVFPLVGALLLTAAFVYSAIDMLDPEYGYTVLLGVGGVFVVGVGSLAVGVVLMIVWAFFRESRPFFRGESLNRDTEVLVPEDEQIEIRSIDGGI from the coding sequence ATGACTGCGCAAGGCGTGACGCCGCCGCATACCGACGGCAAGGGGCTCGCGACCGGCACGCTGGGGCTCTGGGGGTCGACCGTCATCGGCCTCGCCTCGACGGCGCCCGTCTACTCACTGGCCGCGACGCTGGGATTCGTCGTGATCACGGTGGGCGAGCAGGCGCCCATCGCGTTCGTGATCGCGTTCGTGCCGATGCTGCTCATCGCCTTCGCCTACCGCGAGCTGAACCGCGACGTGCCCGACTGCGGCACCACGTTCACGTGGGCGACGAAGGCGTTCGGGCCGTGGGTGGGCTGGATGGGCGGCTGGGGCGTCGCCGTCGCCGGCACGGTCGTGCTCGCGAACCTCGCCCAGATCGGCGGCATCTACTTCTGGCTGCTCGTCGCGCCCGACCTGGCCGAGAACGCGTTCGTCGTCACCGCGACGGGGGTCGTGTTCATCGCGCTCATGACGTTCATCTCGTGGCGCGGCCTCGAGATCGGCGAGCGGATGCAGAACGTGCTGCTCGGGCTGCAGTACCTCGCACTCGTGCTGTTCGTGGTGTTCGCTGGCTGGGCGGTCATCTCGGGCACGGCGCCCGAGGGGTCGACGACGCCGCAGTGGAGCTGGTTCGATCCGTTCGCCTTCGAATCGTTCGACGGCTTCGTCGAGGCGGTGCTGTTGGCACTGTTCATCTACTGGGGGTGGGACACGTGCCTGGCCCTCAACGAGGAGACGAAGGATCCGAAGCGCATCCCGGGGCGTGCCGCGGTGCTCACGACGCTCATCCTGCTGGTCACCTACGTCGGGGTCGCGGTGGCCGCGATGTCGTACGCCGGACTCGGCACCTCGGGGATCGGGCTCGGCAACGAGGACAACGCCGACGACGTGTTCTTCGCCCTGAAGGACGTGCTGTTCGGCCCGTGGGCATGGCTGCTCGTGGTCGCGGTGATGATCTCGGCGATCTCGTCGACCCAGACGACCATCCTGCCGACGGCCCGCGGCACACTCGCGATGGCGGTCTACAAGGCGCTGCCCAAGCGGTTCGCGACGGTGCATCCGAAGTACAAGACGCCGTCGTTCTCGACGGTGCTGATGGGCGTCGTCGCGAGCGTCTTCTACATCGGGATGTCGCTGATCAGCGACAACATCCTGCAGGACACGATTCTCTCGCTGGGACTTGCGATCGCGTTCTACTACGCGATCACGGGGTTCGCCTGCGTGTGGTTCTTCAAGGACTCGCTGTTCACGTCGTGGCGCAACTTCTGGAACCGCCTGGTGTTCCCGCTCGTCGGGGCGCTGCTGCTGACCGCGGCCTTCGTCTACTCGGCGATCGACATGCTCGACCCCGAGTACGGCTACACCGTGCTGCTCGGGGTGGGCGGCGTGTTCGTCGTCGGCGTCGGATCCCTCGCCGTCGGCGTCGTGCTCATGATCGTGTGGGCCTTCTTCCGCGAGTCGCGGCCGTTCTTCCGCGGCGAGTCGCTGAACCGCGACACCGAGGTACTGGTGCCCGAGGACGAGCAGATCGAGATCCGCTCGATCGACGGCGGCATCTGA
- the purN gene encoding phosphoribosylglycinamide formyltransferase gives MLKLVVLISGGGSNLRALLEASEDAEFPARVVAIGADRDAEGLVLGEEFGIPTFTVPFTAYESREAWGDALVEQVRQWEPDLVICSGLMRLVPPRVIRAFSPNLINTHPAYLPEFPGAHGVRDALAAGVDQTGASLIVVDDSVDGGPIIAQERVPVLPGDTEATLHDRIKPVERRLLIQAVLDIANAHLDLKELTAR, from the coding sequence GTGCTGAAGCTCGTGGTGCTCATCTCCGGCGGCGGTTCCAACCTGCGGGCACTGCTCGAGGCTTCCGAGGACGCCGAGTTCCCCGCCCGCGTGGTCGCCATCGGCGCCGACCGCGACGCCGAGGGGCTCGTGCTCGGCGAGGAGTTCGGCATCCCGACCTTCACCGTGCCGTTCACCGCGTACGAGTCCCGCGAGGCGTGGGGCGACGCACTCGTCGAGCAGGTGCGCCAGTGGGAGCCCGACCTCGTGATCTGCTCGGGGCTGATGCGGCTCGTGCCGCCGCGGGTCATCCGCGCGTTCAGCCCCAACCTCATCAATACCCACCCCGCCTACCTGCCCGAGTTCCCGGGCGCGCACGGCGTGCGCGACGCGCTCGCCGCGGGCGTCGACCAGACCGGAGCGAGCCTCATCGTCGTCGACGACTCGGTCGACGGCGGGCCGATCATCGCGCAGGAGCGCGTGCCCGTGCTGCCCGGCGACACCGAGGCCACGTTGCACGACCGCATCAAGCCCGTCGAGCGCCGCCTGCTCATCCAGGCCGTGCTCGACATCGCCAACGCCCACCTCGACCTGAAGGAGCTGACCGCACGATGA
- the purH gene encoding bifunctional phosphoribosylaminoimidazolecarboxamide formyltransferase/IMP cyclohydrolase, protein MSGATHDPSLYRERDLVPIRRALVAVSDKRGLVELASALVDAGVEVVSTGGTGAAIAAAGLPVTQVADVTGYPEHLDGRVRTLHPGVHSGLLADLRLDDHERQLAELGIAPFELVVVNLYPFAETVASGATPDQAIEQIDIGGPAMVRASAKNHANVAVVVSPDRYDQVREALASGGTTLAQRRELAREAFRHTATYDIAVASWVGSVVAPDQAAEASPFPAWIAGSWQKQADLRYGENSHQSAAIFAAQGPGAPGIAQATQLHGKEMSYNNYVDADAAVRAAHDFTGPAVAIIKHANPCGIAVGAPDAEDPIADAHRRAHECDPVSAYGGVIAANRTVTRAMAETVAGIFTEVLVAPGFEPEALEILTQKKNLRLLTLPEGFAPTAVELKQVSGGLLVQQADRQFADPAEWTLVAGEAADERTLADLAFAWTACRAVKSNGILLASGGASVGVGMGQVNRVDSCRLAVERAGDRAAGSVAASDAFFPFADGPQILIDGGVQAIVQPGGSIRDDEVIAAAAAAGVTMYFTGERHFFH, encoded by the coding sequence ATGAGCGGCGCCACGCACGACCCGAGCCTGTACCGCGAGCGCGATCTCGTGCCGATCCGCCGCGCGCTCGTCGCGGTGAGCGACAAGCGCGGGCTCGTCGAGCTCGCGTCCGCACTCGTCGACGCCGGCGTCGAGGTCGTCTCGACGGGCGGCACGGGCGCGGCCATCGCGGCCGCCGGCCTGCCCGTCACGCAGGTGGCCGACGTCACCGGCTACCCCGAGCACCTCGACGGTCGGGTGCGCACGCTGCACCCGGGCGTGCACTCGGGCCTGCTCGCCGACCTGCGCCTCGACGACCACGAGCGCCAGCTCGCCGAGCTCGGCATCGCGCCCTTCGAGCTCGTCGTGGTGAACCTCTACCCGTTCGCCGAGACCGTCGCCTCGGGCGCGACGCCCGACCAGGCGATCGAGCAGATCGACATCGGAGGCCCGGCGATGGTGCGCGCCTCGGCGAAGAACCACGCGAACGTCGCCGTCGTGGTCTCGCCCGACCGTTACGACCAGGTGCGCGAGGCGCTGGCCTCGGGCGGCACCACGCTCGCGCAGCGTCGCGAGCTGGCGCGCGAGGCGTTCCGGCACACCGCGACCTACGACATCGCGGTCGCCTCGTGGGTCGGCAGCGTCGTCGCGCCCGACCAGGCCGCCGAGGCGTCGCCCTTCCCCGCGTGGATCGCCGGCAGCTGGCAGAAGCAGGCCGACCTGCGCTACGGCGAGAATTCGCACCAGTCCGCCGCGATCTTCGCCGCGCAAGGACCCGGCGCGCCCGGCATCGCGCAGGCGACGCAGCTGCACGGCAAAGAGATGAGCTACAACAACTACGTCGACGCCGACGCCGCCGTTCGCGCCGCCCACGACTTCACGGGCCCCGCGGTGGCGATCATCAAGCACGCCAACCCGTGCGGCATCGCGGTCGGCGCGCCCGACGCCGAGGATCCGATCGCCGATGCCCACCGCCGTGCCCACGAGTGCGACCCGGTGTCGGCATACGGCGGCGTGATCGCCGCGAACCGCACCGTGACCCGTGCGATGGCCGAGACGGTCGCGGGCATCTTCACCGAGGTGCTCGTCGCGCCCGGCTTCGAACCCGAGGCGCTCGAGATCCTCACGCAGAAGAAGAACCTGCGGCTGCTCACGCTGCCCGAGGGCTTCGCGCCGACCGCGGTGGAGCTCAAGCAGGTCTCGGGAGGTCTGCTCGTGCAGCAGGCCGACCGGCAGTTCGCCGACCCGGCGGAGTGGACCCTCGTCGCCGGGGAGGCGGCCGACGAGCGCACCCTCGCCGACCTCGCGTTCGCGTGGACGGCCTGCCGCGCCGTCAAGTCGAACGGCATCCTGCTCGCGTCGGGCGGCGCGTCGGTGGGCGTCGGCATGGGCCAGGTCAACCGGGTCGACTCGTGCCGGCTCGCCGTCGAACGCGCCGGCGACCGCGCCGCGGGGTCGGTCGCGGCATCCGACGCGTTCTTCCCGTTCGCCGACGGACCGCAGATCCTCATCGACGGCGGTGTGCAGGCCATCGTGCAGCCCGGCGGGTCGATCCGCGACGACGAGGTCATCGCGGCCGCGGCGGCCGCCGGCGTCACCATGTACTTCACGGGCGAGCGGCACTTCTTCCACTGA
- a CDS encoding Glu/Leu/Phe/Val dehydrogenase family protein encodes MTITHAAAPAARTAPAAPATSVELPLDAPEHERVLITRGRRSKLTIIVAVHSTALGQALGGARLWRYDHWTDALADALRLSQAMTLKNAAAGLPRGGGKSVVCIPPGVELDEPGRRDAMLDLGDAVESLAGAYMTAEDVGTSAELMAVVAERTAHVCGLPPEQGGVGEPADATAAGVHASIVATLEHVFGSREVRGRHLVIAGLGQVGGRLARRLAAEGARLTVTDVAEHTRALADELGADWVEPADAHRVEADVFVPCGLGGVLTPQVVDELRVRAVAGAANNQLATRDVARLLRERRITWAPDFIANAGGVVYLDLAASPDVTRAELDARLAGIGHTIAGVLREADAAGTTTLEAAERLAAARLQAAGD; translated from the coding sequence ATGACGATCACCCATGCCGCGGCCCCCGCGGCACGCACCGCACCCGCTGCACCCGCCACCTCCGTAGAGCTGCCGCTCGACGCACCCGAGCACGAACGCGTGCTCATCACGCGCGGCCGCCGCTCGAAGCTCACGATCATCGTGGCGGTGCATTCCACCGCACTCGGCCAAGCCCTCGGCGGCGCGCGACTCTGGCGCTACGACCACTGGACCGACGCACTCGCCGATGCGCTGCGCCTCTCGCAGGCGATGACGCTGAAGAACGCCGCGGCGGGCCTGCCGCGCGGCGGCGGCAAGTCGGTCGTCTGCATCCCGCCGGGCGTCGAGCTCGACGAACCGGGCCGACGCGACGCCATGCTCGACCTCGGCGACGCCGTCGAGTCGCTGGCCGGCGCGTACATGACCGCCGAAGATGTCGGCACCAGCGCCGAGCTGATGGCCGTCGTCGCCGAACGCACCGCGCACGTGTGCGGTCTGCCGCCCGAGCAGGGCGGTGTCGGCGAGCCGGCCGACGCCACTGCCGCGGGCGTGCACGCGTCGATCGTCGCCACGCTCGAGCACGTCTTCGGCTCGCGCGAGGTGCGCGGGCGTCACCTCGTCATCGCCGGGCTCGGCCAGGTGGGCGGCCGGCTCGCGCGCCGCCTCGCGGCCGAGGGCGCGCGCCTCACGGTGACGGATGTCGCGGAGCACACGCGCGCGCTCGCCGACGAGCTCGGCGCCGACTGGGTCGAGCCCGCCGACGCGCACCGCGTCGAGGCCGACGTGTTCGTGCCGTGCGGACTCGGCGGCGTGCTCACGCCGCAGGTCGTCGACGAGCTGCGCGTGCGCGCCGTCGCCGGCGCCGCGAACAACCAGCTCGCCACGCGCGACGTCGCCCGCCTGCTGCGCGAGCGGCGCATCACCTGGGCGCCCGACTTCATCGCGAACGCGGGTGGCGTCGTCTACCTCGACCTCGCCGCGTCGCCCGACGTGACCCGGGCCGAGCTCGACGCACGGCTCGCGGGCATCGGCCACACGATCGCGGGTGTGCTGCGCGAGGCGGACGCCGCGGGCACGACGACGCTCGAGGCCGCCGAGCGGCTGGCCGCGGCACGACTGCAGGCCGCGGGCGACTGA
- the ddaH gene encoding dimethylargininase, which produces MPSPSPANQPARYTPPVTPGRRAVAVLAASASVAALAFATSLLALFVANGQSPEVFPRAAGHFLLVAVFAWALLSVANAVGAARNWFLAVLSGFASAVLAALIATSLAVVGSARSDSPELFLIVLGSLVGLNLVFILTVMVAEPLLAPHVLRGILHHRPRRRPRRIALVRIPASNLAEGELTHLERQVIDQAKADEQWDNYCAALVAEGWETIEVDAAPELADSVFVEDAVVMFGDLAVLASPGAESRRPEVDAVERTVRAVPGISVTRIQEPGTLDGGDVLKVGSTVYVGASSRTNAEGIRQLRELLTPNGFTVVAVPVTKALHLKSTVTALPDGTVIGHPDLVDEPGLYPRFLAVPEREGVAVVELGDQTLLMSAAAPKTAAMLAGFGYRVVTVDISEFEKLEGCVTCLSVRVR; this is translated from the coding sequence ATGCCGTCGCCCTCCCCCGCGAATCAGCCCGCTCGCTACACCCCGCCCGTGACGCCCGGGCGGCGCGCGGTCGCCGTACTCGCCGCATCGGCGTCGGTCGCGGCGCTGGCGTTCGCGACCAGCCTGCTCGCGCTGTTCGTGGCGAACGGGCAGTCGCCCGAGGTGTTCCCGCGGGCGGCCGGGCACTTCCTGCTCGTCGCGGTGTTCGCGTGGGCGCTGCTCTCGGTGGCGAACGCAGTGGGCGCGGCCCGCAACTGGTTCCTGGCCGTGTTGTCGGGGTTCGCGTCGGCCGTCCTCGCCGCGCTCATCGCGACGAGCCTCGCCGTGGTCGGCAGCGCCCGCAGCGACTCGCCTGAACTGTTCCTCATCGTGCTCGGCTCGCTGGTGGGCCTCAACCTCGTATTCATCCTCACCGTGATGGTGGCCGAGCCGCTCCTGGCCCCGCACGTGCTCCGCGGCATCCTGCATCACCGCCCGCGCCGTCGCCCGCGCCGAATCGCCCTCGTGCGCATCCCCGCGTCGAACCTCGCCGAGGGCGAGCTCACCCATCTCGAGCGCCAGGTGATCGACCAGGCGAAGGCCGACGAGCAGTGGGACAACTACTGCGCGGCGCTCGTCGCCGAGGGGTGGGAGACGATCGAGGTCGACGCCGCGCCTGAGCTCGCCGACTCGGTGTTCGTCGAGGACGCGGTCGTCATGTTCGGCGACCTCGCGGTGCTCGCCAGCCCCGGCGCCGAATCGCGCCGACCCGAGGTCGACGCGGTCGAACGCACCGTGCGCGCGGTGCCCGGCATCTCGGTGACGCGCATCCAGGAGCCCGGCACGCTCGACGGCGGCGACGTGTTGAAGGTCGGGTCGACGGTGTACGTCGGCGCGTCGAGCCGCACGAACGCCGAGGGCATCAGGCAGCTGCGCGAGCTGCTCACGCCGAACGGCTTCACGGTGGTCGCGGTGCCGGTGACGAAGGCGCTGCACCTGAAGAGCACCGTCACCGCCCTGCCCGACGGCACCGTGATCGGTCACCCCGACCTCGTCGACGAGCCGGGCCTCTACCCGCGGTTCCTCGCGGTGCCCGAGCGTGAAGGGGTGGCCGTCGTCGAGCTCGGCGACCAGACGCTGCTGATGTCGGCGGCCGCGCCGAAGACGGCCGCGATGCTCGCCGGGTTCGGGTACCGGGTCGTCACCGTCGACATCTCGGAGTTCGAGAAGCTCGAGGGTTGCGTCACCTGCCTCTCGGTGCGGGTGCGGTAG
- a CDS encoding ABC transporter ATP-binding protein, which translates to MTTLRADAVTRVFESRAGAVRAVDGVSLEVHPGELLVVTGPSGAGKTTLLNLLAGLDRPTTGRVLLGDTDLSALGEDDLATLRRDRLGIVFQSFGLVPVLSAAENVEVPLRLQRMAAADRDARVAEVLALVGLGEHAEQRPSELSGGQQQRVGIARALAARPSLLLADEPTGQLDSGTASTVMDLIGELVHGEGVAAVVTTHDPALVDRADRVIELHDGVARAA; encoded by the coding sequence ATGACCACGCTGCGCGCTGACGCCGTGACCCGCGTGTTCGAGAGCCGGGCCGGCGCCGTTCGCGCCGTCGACGGCGTCTCGCTCGAGGTGCACCCGGGCGAGCTCCTCGTCGTCACCGGTCCGTCAGGGGCCGGAAAGACCACACTGCTCAACCTGCTCGCCGGCCTCGACCGGCCGACGACCGGCCGCGTGCTGCTCGGCGACACCGACCTGTCGGCGCTCGGCGAGGACGACCTCGCGACGCTGCGCCGCGACCGGCTCGGCATCGTCTTCCAGTCGTTCGGGCTCGTGCCGGTGCTGTCGGCCGCCGAGAACGTCGAGGTGCCGCTGCGCCTGCAGCGGATGGCGGCGGCCGACCGCGACGCCCGCGTGGCCGAGGTGCTCGCACTCGTCGGACTCGGCGAGCACGCCGAGCAGCGCCCGAGCGAGCTTTCGGGCGGTCAGCAGCAGCGCGTCGGCATCGCCCGCGCGCTCGCAGCCCGCCCGTCGCTGCTGCTCGCCGATGAGCCCACCGGCCAGCTCGACAGCGGCACCGCCTCCACCGTGATGGACCTCATTGGCGAACTCGTGCACGGCGAGGGCGTCGCCGCGGTCGTCACCACCCACGACCCCGCGCTCGTCGACCGCGCCGATCGGGTGATCGAACTGCACGACGGCGTCGCCAGGGCCGCCTGA
- a CDS encoding ABC transporter ATP-binding protein, whose product MTLVADGSPHILCVDLVRIFSADGVEVQALQGLNLRVEPGEMVAVVGASGSGKSTLLTILSGLDTATAGVAKVVGHDLFAMRERERVAYRRHTVGFVWQQTARNLLPYLTAAENVALAIDVARTARGRERSTRIDELLDLVGVGELADRRPGELSGGQQQRVAIAVALANRPEVLLADEPTGELDETTSAEVLEAMRGVNEALGVTTLIVTHDPTVSEHVRRTVQIRDGRTSTEVLRSTRVGASGHEEQIAEEFAVLDRVGRLQLPHDFVEALSLRDRVRLALETDHVGVWPGTNAPPPASVTEVSGGDSSGPSAPTDPSAPTDPTDPTDPADPTDPADPTEEVDR is encoded by the coding sequence ATGACGCTCGTGGCAGACGGATCCCCGCACATCCTGTGCGTCGACCTGGTGCGCATCTTCAGCGCCGACGGCGTCGAGGTGCAGGCGCTCCAGGGGCTCAACCTGCGCGTCGAACCCGGCGAGATGGTCGCCGTCGTCGGCGCCTCGGGGTCGGGCAAGTCGACCCTGCTCACCATCCTCTCGGGGCTCGACACCGCCACGGCGGGGGTCGCCAAGGTCGTCGGCCACGATCTCTTCGCGATGCGCGAGCGCGAACGGGTCGCGTACCGGCGGCACACCGTGGGATTCGTCTGGCAGCAGACGGCCCGCAACCTGCTGCCGTACCTCACTGCAGCCGAGAACGTGGCGCTCGCGATCGACGTCGCCCGCACCGCCCGCGGCCGCGAGCGCTCGACGCGCATCGACGAGCTGCTCGACCTCGTCGGCGTCGGCGAGCTGGCCGACCGTCGGCCCGGCGAGCTCAGCGGAGGTCAGCAGCAACGGGTCGCGATCGCCGTCGCCCTCGCGAACCGGCCCGAGGTGCTGCTCGCCGACGAACCGACCGGCGAGCTCGACGAGACGACGAGCGCCGAGGTGCTCGAGGCCATGCGCGGCGTGAACGAGGCGCTCGGGGTCACGACCCTCATCGTCACGCACGACCCCACCGTCTCCGAGCACGTCCGCCGCACCGTGCAGATCCGCGACGGGCGCACCTCGACCGAGGTGTTGCGCTCGACCCGGGTCGGCGCCTCCGGCCACGAGGAGCAGATCGCCGAGGAGTTCGCGGTGCTGGACCGCGTCGGCCGGCTGCAGCTGCCGCACGACTTCGTCGAGGCGCTGTCGCTGCGCGACCGAGTGCGGCTCGCGCTCGAGACCGACCACGTGGGGGTCTGGCCCGGAACGAATGCGCCACCGCCCGCGTCAGTCACCGAAGTCTCCGGCGGCGACTCCTCCGGCCCGAGCGCACCGACCGACCCGAGCGCACCGACCGACCCGACCGACCCGACCGATCCAGCCGACCCGACCGATCCAGCCGACCCGACCGAGGAGGTCGACCGATGA
- a CDS encoding FtsX-like permease family protein, producing MSTSTRHSRRSSAGLRWRAFAAAPVASVSLAVLVAGAALLAVAAPRVVEQLHTSALDARLNATSAYELDLQTATRDRPQLGPPSAPTTLSPDVDAVWGGQQERLIAMRDALPDPLRGTIGDPIALVTVNPQVAAVPGAAPSSPVYRIEIAADPHLAEHVALVDGAWPAVPTAPPPAPPAPTPQPGEFLFVDTTPEPLPEPLDLVLDADVADDLSWSAGEVREITAPNGTLAVRLTGTFEPADASAGLWSHLPTSLHASVVDDGLGPPEYTATAFIDPLAWPVIADQPLAITLSAWLPIDTGAIRSNDSTDLEAQVDEFESTGHALGDGSWTGNYATVGQVSFASGLPPHLAAQRAESTAVDAVLATVASGPIGVLVAVIVLGARVVFERRRAGLELAAARGASTAWLRGALGGEGLAIGVPAALVGGAVAIVLTSAQSAWGGWLVAAVFALAPAVLLTTAAPALTPLRRARADLGRRPSRLRWVWEALVIVVTAVAVGLLLARGPTAAGVDPLLAAVPLLIALSGCVVVLRCYPLPLAAVVRRAKAGRGLVAFLGSARALRDPSAGLVPVLAVVVGVAVAVSSAITLTTVRAGAASASDAAIGADASVAGVPLTKAQLEAMRSTPGVEAIAPVYSTSPVYLELDGRNRPTTFIVIDVAEVSAVQAGRDEVLDLPPELAREVGDDEPLPVLTSDSVAEQIADADRADIDDTELELLGTAAGRTAFSPRPNWILVDRVNAKPFTATLVPRTVLVRFDPDADAGAVTTALGEIAGPGASVRTPDELTADLLDRPNARGLETGLVLAIALTSLLTALALVLALVVGRPARERLLPLLATLGLRRRGERGLVAWELGPMTVAAVVVGAVLGIGMPHVVLAGIDLGSFTGGDRQPAITIDWALVAAVLAGAVVVAAAGAWAASTLGGRVGAARALRKEEEEG from the coding sequence ATGAGCACGTCGACCCGGCATTCCCGCCGTTCATCGGCCGGGCTCCGCTGGCGCGCGTTCGCGGCCGCGCCCGTGGCATCCGTCTCGCTCGCGGTGCTCGTCGCCGGCGCCGCGCTGCTCGCGGTGGCCGCGCCCCGCGTCGTCGAACAGCTGCACACCAGTGCTCTCGACGCGCGCCTGAACGCGACCTCGGCGTACGAGCTCGACCTGCAGACGGCCACCCGCGACCGGCCGCAACTCGGCCCCCCGTCGGCGCCGACCACGCTCTCCCCCGACGTCGACGCGGTCTGGGGCGGGCAGCAGGAACGCCTCATCGCGATGCGCGACGCACTGCCCGACCCGCTGCGCGGAACGATCGGCGACCCGATCGCGCTGGTCACGGTGAACCCTCAGGTCGCGGCCGTGCCGGGTGCGGCACCGAGCAGCCCGGTGTACCGCATCGAGATCGCCGCAGACCCGCACCTGGCCGAACACGTCGCCCTCGTCGACGGCGCCTGGCCAGCCGTGCCGACCGCACCGCCGCCCGCTCCCCCGGCTCCGACCCCGCAGCCCGGCGAGTTCCTGTTCGTCGACACCACGCCCGAGCCGCTCCCCGAACCGCTCGACCTCGTGCTCGACGCCGACGTCGCCGACGACCTGAGCTGGAGCGCGGGCGAGGTCCGCGAGATCACTGCGCCCAACGGCACCCTCGCGGTGCGCCTGACCGGCACCTTCGAGCCTGCCGACGCCTCCGCCGGCCTCTGGTCGCACCTGCCCACGTCGCTGCACGCCTCGGTCGTCGACGACGGCCTCGGCCCGCCCGAGTACACCGCCACCGCGTTCATCGACCCGCTCGCCTGGCCGGTGATCGCCGACCAGCCGCTCGCGATCACCCTGTCGGCGTGGCTGCCGATCGACACCGGCGCGATCCGGTCGAACGACTCGACCGACCTCGAGGCCCAGGTCGACGAGTTCGAGAGCACGGGGCACGCCCTCGGCGACGGCAGCTGGACGGGCAACTACGCGACCGTCGGCCAAGTCTCGTTCGCGAGCGGCCTGCCGCCGCACCTCGCCGCGCAACGCGCCGAGTCGACCGCGGTCGACGCGGTGCTGGCAACCGTGGCCTCGGGTCCGATCGGTGTGCTCGTCGCCGTCATCGTGCTGGGCGCCAGGGTCGTGTTCGAGCGGCGGCGCGCGGGGCTCGAGCTCGCGGCTGCGCGTGGCGCGAGCACCGCCTGGCTGCGCGGCGCGCTCGGCGGCGAGGGGCTCGCGATCGGGGTTCCGGCCGCCCTGGTCGGCGGTGCGGTCGCGATCGTGCTGACCTCGGCCCAGTCGGCATGGGGCGGATGGCTCGTGGCCGCTGTGTTCGCTCTCGCGCCGGCGGTGCTGCTCACCACGGCCGCCCCCGCGCTGACGCCGCTGCGGCGCGCCCGCGCCGACCTCGGCCGCCGCCCGAGCCGCCTCCGCTGGGTGTGGGAGGCGCTCGTCATCGTCGTCACGGCGGTCGCGGTCGGCCTGCTACTCGCGCGCGGACCGACGGCCGCCGGGGTCGACCCGCTGCTGGCGGCGGTGCCGCTGCTCATCGCCCTCTCGGGGTGCGTGGTGGTGCTGCGGTGCTATCCGCTGCCGCTCGCCGCGGTGGTACGGCGTGCGAAGGCCGGGCGCGGGCTGGTGGCATTCCTCGGATCGGCGCGCGCCCTCCGCGATCCGTCGGCGGGCCTCGTGCCGGTGCTCGCGGTCGTCGTCGGCGTCGCCGTCGCGGTGAGCTCGGCGATCACGCTGACCACGGTGCGCGCCGGAGCCGCCTCCGCGTCGGACGCCGCGATCGGCGCCGACGCGAGCGTGGCCGGAGTGCCGCTGACGAAGGCCCAGCTCGAGGCGATGCGCTCGACGCCGGGCGTCGAGGCCATCGCCCCCGTCTACTCGACCTCGCCCGTCTACCTCGAGCTCGACGGCAGGAACCGTCCGACCACGTTCATCGTGATCGACGTCGCCGAGGTGTCGGCCGTGCAGGCGGGGCGCGACGAGGTGCTCGATCTGCCGCCCGAGCTCGCGCGCGAGGTCGGCGACGACGAGCCGCTGCCGGTGCTGACGTCGGACTCGGTCGCCGAGCAGATCGCCGACGCCGACCGTGCCGACATCGACGACACCGAGCTCGAGCTGCTCGGCACCGCCGCGGGACGCACCGCGTTCTCACCGCGTCCCAACTGGATCCTCGTCGACCGCGTCAACGCGAAGCCGTTCACCGCCACGCTCGTGCCGCGCACGGTGCTCGTGCGATTCGACCCCGACGCGGACGCCGGCGCCGTCACGACCGCGCTGGGCGAGATCGCCGGCCCCGGGGCATCCGTGCGTACGCCCGACGAACTCACCGCCGACCTGCTCGACCGCCCGAACGCGCGGGGGCTCGAGACCGGGCTCGTGCTCGCGATCGCGCTGACCAGCCTGCTCACCGCGCTCGCGCTGGTGCTCGCCCTCGTCGTCGGGCGCCCCGCCCGCGAGCGGCTGCTGCCCCTGCTGGCGACCCTCGGCCTGCGCCGGCGCGGCGAACGCGGGCTGGTCGCGTGGGAGCTCGGCCCGATGACCGTCGCCGCCGTCGTCGTCGGCGCGGTGCTCGGCATCGGCATGCCCCACGTCGTGCTCGCCGGGATCGACCTCGGCTCGTTCACCGGAGGCGACCGGCAACCCGCGATCACCATCGACTGGGCGCTCGTCGCGGCGGTGCTGGCCGGCGCGGTCGTGGTGGCCGCGGCCGGCGCGTGGGCCGCGTCCACGTTGGGCGGCCGCGTGGGCGCCGCTCGCGCGCTGCGCAAGGAGGAGGAGGAAGGATGA